A stretch of Lactuca sativa cultivar Salinas chromosome 6, Lsat_Salinas_v11, whole genome shotgun sequence DNA encodes these proteins:
- the LOC111904359 gene encoding vacuolar-processing enzyme, whose translation MYDDIANDPSNPRPGTLINSPNGSDVYAGVPKDYTGESVTAANFYAVLLGNTTGVTGGSGKVVASKPNDRIFVYYTDHGGPGTLGMPNMPYIFANDFIQVLKTKHASGSYDEMVIYLEACDSGSIMQGLLPDDLNIYVITSTNPSELGWATYCPDMNPPPPPEYDVCLGDLFSVSWMEDSDSQDLNTETLEQQYLKVKTRTLNSNYSDKGSHVMQYGTVSITNETVSVYQGSTPSNFSANPIQSLGSMDVVNQRDADLYSMFQKYKRSTDESEQKELLKKIKEIRTHREHLDSSVDMIQGHLLGNAKGSVRDEGSVLVDDWECLKSMVRIFETHCGSLTQYGMKHTRTFANLCNSGVTKDAMDADSEATCSSYNMGKWNPATVGYSA comes from the exons ATGTACGATGATATTGCCAATGACCCAAGCAATCCAAGGCCAGGTACATTAATTAACAGTCCCAACGGCTCAGATGTCTACGCTGGTGTACCCAAG GATTATACGGGTGAAAGTGTGACTGCGGCGAATTTCTACGCTGTGCTTCTTGGCAACACAACAGGCGTGACAGGAGGAAGCGGGAAAGTGGTAGCAAGCAAACCAAACGATAGAATCTTTGTTTATTACACCGACCATGGTGGTCCTGGAACCCTTG GGATGCCCAACATGCCTTACATTTTCGCTAATGATTTCATTCAAGTTCTGAAAACAAAGCATGCGAGTGGTTCATATGATGAGATG GTGATATACTTAGAAGCGTGTGATAGTGGAAGTATTATGCAAGGTCTGTTGCCAGATGATCTGAACATATATGTAATAACTTCAACGAATCCAAGTGAGTTGGGTTGGGCCACATATTGTCCAGATATGAACCCACCTCCTCCTCCAGAGTATGACGTTTGCTTAGGTGACTTATTCAGTGTTTCATGGATGGAAGACAG TGACTCACAAGATTTGAATACTGAAACTTTGGAACAACAATACTTAAAG GTGAAAACGAGGACTTTAAATAGTAATTATTCGGATAAGGGATCTCATGTGATGCAATATGGTACTGTAAGTATAACCAATGAGACTGTTTCCGTTTATCAAGGTTCCACTCCTTCGAACTTCTCTGCGAATCCAATTCAATCTCTGGGCTCCATGGATGTTGTTAACCAAAGAGATGCAGATCTTTATTCGATGTTTCAAAAG TATAAAAGATCAACAGACGAATCAGAACAGAAGGAACTACTGAAGAAAATTAAGGAAATAAGAACACATAGGGAGCATTTAGATAGTAGTGTCGATATGATCCAAGGCCATTTATTAGGCAACGCAAAAGGGTCAGTGAGAGATGAAGGATCGGTTCTGGTAGATGATTGGGAATGTCTCAAGTCTATG GTTCGAATATTTGAGACACATTGTGGATCATTAACTCAATATGGCATGAAGCATACTCGAACTTTCGCTAACCTC